Proteins encoded together in one Rossellomorea sp. y25 window:
- a CDS encoding sodium:proton antiporter → MIDSILFNIMLVGVLGIASQWIAWRFRLPAIVVMSIVGLLVGPIFGLINPKDDFGEVFKPIISMAVAIILFEGSLNLNFREVKGLGKPLFRIVTFGALLAWILGSLGAHYVAGLSWAVSFVIGGLFIVTGPTVILPLLRQAKLKPRPAAILKWEGIVVDPFGALLAVFAFEIINFLISDDVTGLTLLLFFAASLFAVVFGWALGKFTGFIFENGHVPEFLKSPVVFALVLACFTISDQITHETGLLAVTAMGMTLANMHISSIDDMRHFKENISVLLISTIFVMLTASLTVDTLLRIFNWNIVAFVLLMLFIVRPLSIWLSTIGTDLSNKEKLLVGWIAPRGIVALTVSSYFASVLLEKGFEDAAILTSLTFALVFSTVCAHGFSIKWLAKKLDLAIDERPGVMIVGGSKFSTEFAKTLQDLKIPVLISDSSWQRLFSVRKAGIPFYRGEILSEQTEYYLDMTPYEYMIAATELDSYNALVCTTFVPEIGRNNLFQLSLRSQRDDDLEDMVHTIGGRILFQNHVTWEELNKRVERGDVFRKTNITEKYTFESYLQERDENTLLMFALKPTGRIEFFTEGTSPKIEQGDVIVSLTQPCKEKNKIQEKLTVQREKEIIKAQNETNQESAD, encoded by the coding sequence ATGATCGATTCTATTTTATTCAACATCATGTTAGTCGGAGTACTCGGGATCGCTTCCCAGTGGATCGCCTGGAGATTCAGGCTTCCTGCCATCGTCGTCATGTCGATTGTCGGATTGCTGGTGGGTCCTATATTTGGTCTCATTAATCCAAAGGACGATTTTGGTGAAGTCTTTAAACCCATTATATCCATGGCAGTTGCCATCATCCTTTTTGAAGGAAGCTTAAATCTTAATTTTCGAGAGGTAAAGGGATTAGGCAAGCCTTTATTTAGAATTGTGACCTTTGGAGCTTTACTCGCTTGGATATTAGGTTCACTCGGTGCTCACTATGTAGCCGGTTTGTCCTGGGCTGTGTCCTTTGTGATTGGTGGATTATTCATCGTAACCGGTCCAACCGTTATCCTGCCGCTGCTCAGACAGGCGAAGCTGAAACCAAGACCGGCAGCTATCCTGAAATGGGAAGGGATCGTCGTAGATCCTTTCGGTGCACTGCTTGCCGTTTTTGCTTTTGAAATTATTAATTTTCTTATAAGCGATGATGTCACGGGATTAACTTTATTACTCTTCTTTGCAGCTTCCCTATTTGCAGTGGTCTTTGGATGGGCCCTGGGGAAATTCACAGGATTTATATTTGAAAATGGACATGTGCCTGAGTTCCTGAAATCACCTGTTGTCTTTGCACTTGTACTTGCCTGCTTCACGATTTCAGATCAAATCACACATGAGACAGGACTGTTAGCGGTGACCGCCATGGGGATGACGCTTGCGAATATGCATATCTCATCCATTGACGATATGCGTCACTTCAAAGAAAATATTTCGGTTCTGCTCATTTCTACGATTTTCGTCATGCTGACAGCATCGTTAACCGTAGATACGCTATTACGAATCTTTAACTGGAACATCGTCGCGTTTGTGCTTCTTATGTTATTCATTGTCAGACCATTATCGATTTGGTTATCTACGATAGGGACGGACCTCTCTAATAAGGAGAAGTTGCTTGTTGGGTGGATTGCCCCAAGGGGAATTGTCGCACTGACGGTCTCAAGTTATTTTGCTTCAGTCCTATTAGAGAAAGGCTTTGAGGATGCGGCTATACTGACGTCCCTAACTTTTGCACTCGTTTTCTCTACAGTATGTGCACATGGCTTCTCCATTAAATGGCTGGCGAAGAAATTGGACCTTGCCATTGATGAAAGACCGGGGGTTATGATTGTGGGAGGAAGTAAATTCAGTACTGAATTTGCCAAGACCCTTCAAGACCTGAAGATTCCGGTCTTAATTTCGGATTCATCCTGGCAGCGATTGTTTTCAGTCAGAAAAGCGGGAATCCCATTCTACCGTGGTGAAATCTTATCCGAACAAACGGAATACTATCTCGATATGACGCCGTATGAATACATGATTGCGGCTACGGAGCTTGATTCATATAACGCTCTGGTTTGTACAACATTTGTTCCAGAGATTGGCCGTAATAACCTGTTCCAACTGAGTCTGCGGAGCCAGAGGGACGATGATCTTGAAGACATGGTTCATACGATTGGCGGACGGATTTTATTCCAAAACCACGTAACGTGGGAAGAACTGAACAAACGTGTTGAGCGGGGAGACGTATTCAGAAAAACGAATATTACTGAAAAGTACACCTTCGAATCTTACCTGCAGGAGCGGGATGAAAATACGTTATTGATGTTTGCCCTTAAACCTACAGGAAGGATCGAGTTCTTTACTGAAGGGACTTCGCCTAAGATTGAGCAGGGAGATGTGATAGTCAGTCTCACCCAGCCGTGTAAGGAAAAGAATAAGATTCAGGAGAAGCTTACGGTTCAACGTGAAAAAGAAATCATAAAAGCTCAAAATGAAACGAATCAAGAAAGCGCCGACTAA
- a CDS encoding TspO/MBR family protein, whose protein sequence is MKLILNMLAFALVIVMNTLAVTLPLNNQSTGEISDRLDIMITPAGYVFSIWSLIYLLLAIWIIRQFPKDRRDLPLYQETSGLFILSCLLNSAWIFVWHYNYFLVSVFIMIGLLSTLIALYRRVQSTGPSLLDRAPFSIYLGWISIATIVNITYYLTDIGWNGFGISEWVWAYLGLIVATVLAFWFRIGQHDLLYPLVFVWAFVGIGVKNMAEHSTYAYTAYALAVIILIFDLVYKRTRQS, encoded by the coding sequence ATGAAACTGATCTTGAATATGTTAGCATTCGCTTTAGTGATCGTGATGAATACGCTGGCTGTGACTTTGCCTTTGAATAATCAATCGACAGGGGAAATCAGTGACAGGCTTGATATCATGATTACTCCTGCAGGGTATGTCTTTTCCATTTGGAGCCTGATTTATCTGCTGCTTGCGATATGGATCATCCGACAATTCCCTAAAGACAGAAGAGATCTCCCTCTTTATCAGGAAACAAGCGGACTTTTCATCCTTAGCTGCTTATTGAATTCAGCATGGATATTCGTTTGGCATTACAATTATTTTCTCGTTTCCGTATTTATCATGATCGGACTCCTATCAACTCTCATTGCCCTTTATAGACGGGTGCAGAGCACAGGTCCGTCCCTCCTGGATAGAGCCCCTTTTTCCATTTACTTAGGATGGATTTCCATTGCCACGATTGTCAATATCACGTATTACTTAACGGATATTGGCTGGAATGGGTTCGGCATTTCTGAATGGGTGTGGGCTTATCTTGGACTGATTGTCGCTACGGTACTCGCGTTCTGGTTCCGCATCGGGCAGCATGACTTGCTTTATCCACTTGTATTTGTTTGGGCATTTGTCGGTATCGGAGTAAAGAACATGGCAGAACACTCAACCTATGCCTATACCGCCTACGCACTCGCCGTTATCATCCTCATCTTTGACCTGGTCTACAAAAGAACACGACAATCCTAA
- a CDS encoding flagellar basal body rod protein, producing the protein MKKFGLLLAGGIAAIVLLANLGPIVGLAISLVIMYYSFKGFVKTDSTMKKILWALIGLAAFSASISNFPAIIGLVALYVLYVIYKNWKKEEVIIEEKSSDPFTNFEREWSQLKN; encoded by the coding sequence ATGAAAAAATTCGGATTGCTCTTAGCTGGAGGGATTGCAGCCATTGTCCTGCTTGCCAATTTGGGACCGATCGTAGGGCTCGCCATCTCTTTAGTGATCATGTATTACAGCTTTAAAGGATTTGTGAAAACAGATTCCACAATGAAGAAGATCTTATGGGCACTGATCGGTCTTGCGGCATTCAGTGCTTCGATATCCAACTTCCCGGCGATCATCGGATTGGTTGCTCTATACGTTCTGTATGTGATCTACAAGAACTGGAAAAAAGAAGAAGTCATTATAGAAGAAAAATCATCGGATCCATTCACTAATTTTGAAAGAGAATGGTCTCAATTAAAAAACTAA
- a CDS encoding PspA/IM30 family protein: MANLFQRIKNTVMSDLHEALDKKEKKNPIAVLNHYLRQCEQEVEKVSKLVERQYLLKEEFQKEYQQASALADKRKYQAEVASKANEEGLYEFALQEQKYYEERAIRIQESKLKATKELEELERKYEEMKHKLKDMYIKRMELMGRENIARAHNKVNSVLESSSGYNNQAFSKFDEIETYLDHLEHGVNSSYYRNTIDAKIAKLEKEVKKEETEAIPS, encoded by the coding sequence ATGGCAAACCTATTTCAAAGAATTAAAAATACAGTCATGTCCGACCTGCACGAAGCATTAGATAAAAAGGAAAAGAAAAATCCAATAGCTGTGTTAAATCATTATTTAAGACAGTGTGAGCAGGAAGTAGAAAAAGTAAGTAAGCTTGTGGAAAGACAATATCTATTAAAAGAAGAATTTCAAAAAGAGTATCAGCAGGCTTCTGCATTAGCTGACAAACGAAAATACCAGGCTGAGGTTGCATCGAAGGCAAATGAAGAGGGTCTGTATGAATTTGCCCTGCAGGAACAAAAATACTATGAAGAGCGTGCCATACGCATCCAGGAATCCAAGTTGAAAGCGACGAAAGAGCTTGAGGAACTTGAGAGAAAATATGAAGAGATGAAACACAAGCTAAAGGATATGTACATCAAGCGGATGGAGCTGATGGGAAGAGAGAATATTGCCCGTGCCCATAACAAGGTGAATTCTGTGCTTGAATCTTCTTCCGGTTATAACAACCAGGCGTTCTCTAAATTCGATGAAATTGAAACATACTTAGATCATTTAGAGCATGGTGTGAACTCCTCTTATTATCGAAATACGATCGATGCAAAGATCGCTAAATTAGAAAAAGAAGTAAAAAAAGAGGAAACGGAAGCCATTCCTTCATAA
- the liaF gene encoding cell wall-active antibiotics response protein LiaF: MFNRLRSDGISWIILIGTLLILLEVSFYDGGVLVFLSIAAFCIYIGRKKLPSTLGKLLLWFGIISLAVNIFNTVAFKFLLFAILLFIIVRFADSKKHPKYITPAIKETFTHTSEPLVMKKSALQNEWFGPKRTPEDVYEWNDINIQGVIGDSVIDIGNTVLPKGTSVVSIRNILGNIEILIPYDVEVSVHHSVLAGSIEVFEEVEPKAINQSLYYQTPGYDTAVQRVKIVTSMWIGDLEVKRI, from the coding sequence TTGTTCAATCGTTTACGCTCAGATGGGATCAGCTGGATCATTTTAATAGGAACCCTTTTAATACTGTTGGAAGTATCATTCTACGATGGGGGGGTTCTCGTCTTTCTCTCGATTGCGGCCTTCTGTATCTATATTGGAAGAAAGAAGCTTCCGAGTACTCTTGGAAAGCTCCTGCTGTGGTTTGGGATCATCAGCTTAGCGGTCAATATCTTTAATACCGTAGCATTTAAATTTTTATTGTTTGCCATTCTTCTATTTATCATTGTCCGTTTTGCTGATTCGAAGAAACATCCTAAATACATCACTCCGGCGATTAAGGAAACGTTCACCCACACAAGTGAACCACTCGTCATGAAAAAGTCCGCTCTTCAAAACGAATGGTTCGGGCCGAAACGGACTCCGGAAGACGTATATGAATGGAATGATATCAACATCCAGGGTGTGATTGGAGACTCGGTCATCGACATTGGAAATACGGTGCTTCCTAAAGGGACGTCCGTCGTTTCAATTCGAAACATTTTAGGCAATATTGAAATATTGATTCCGTATGATGTGGAAGTGAGTGTTCATCACTCGGTACTTGCCGGTTCGATTGAGGTTTTTGAAGAAGTGGAGCCGAAAGCGATCAATCAGTCCCTTTATTATCAAACGCCAGGCTATGATACGGCTGTCCAGCGGGTGAAGATTGTAACCTCTATGTGGATTGGTGATTTAGAGGTGAAGAGAATATGA
- a CDS encoding sensor histidine kinase, which translates to MSTVSKQIAAGILFSLGLVVFLSLSFFYLYPLEDWSLLWEVEIMDIPGAGFILVVSILIGIVFGIRTGVKDKRQLREIEDALMNVEQGRSITLPETATTEVQQVWKKVDALGKHLTDQARYSQKLANEKAEEQEKRIQEIVSQERNRLARELHDSVSQQLFAASMLMSAITETPSSGRTPHEEKQLGMVEQMIHQSQLEMRALLLHLRPVALKGKNLQEGMKELLVELAQKVPLDIEWKIEDMSLDKGIEDHLFRILQESVSNTLRHAKATSLDIRLIKRESIIILRVVDDGQGFDVNESKVTSSYGLQNMRERAIEIGGTFKIISVPNKGTRLEVKVPVVENEGENND; encoded by the coding sequence ATGAGTACAGTCAGTAAGCAGATCGCAGCAGGCATTCTCTTTTCTCTTGGTTTGGTGGTCTTTTTATCTCTTTCATTCTTTTATTTGTATCCTTTAGAGGATTGGTCCCTGCTATGGGAAGTGGAAATCATGGATATACCGGGAGCAGGGTTTATCCTCGTTGTAAGTATCCTTATCGGAATCGTGTTTGGCATCCGGACAGGGGTGAAGGATAAACGGCAGCTGAGGGAGATAGAAGATGCCCTTATGAATGTAGAGCAGGGCCGCTCGATCACACTCCCTGAAACGGCAACCACGGAAGTTCAGCAGGTTTGGAAAAAGGTCGATGCGTTAGGAAAACATTTAACGGATCAAGCGCGATATTCCCAGAAGCTTGCCAATGAAAAGGCAGAGGAGCAGGAAAAGAGAATCCAGGAAATCGTTTCCCAGGAGCGGAACCGCTTGGCGAGAGAATTGCATGACTCGGTCAGTCAGCAACTGTTTGCAGCATCCATGCTGATGTCGGCCATCACGGAAACACCATCATCCGGCCGAACTCCACATGAAGAGAAGCAGCTTGGAATGGTGGAGCAGATGATTCATCAGTCTCAGCTTGAAATGAGGGCACTCCTCCTTCATCTTCGCCCCGTTGCGTTAAAAGGAAAGAATCTTCAAGAAGGAATGAAGGAACTATTAGTCGAATTAGCTCAGAAGGTCCCCCTTGATATCGAGTGGAAAATAGAAGACATGAGCCTTGATAAAGGAATCGAAGATCATCTCTTCAGAATTCTGCAGGAGTCGGTGTCAAACACCCTGCGACATGCGAAGGCGACTTCCTTGGATATTCGATTGATTAAAAGGGAATCGATCATTATTTTACGGGTAGTGGATGATGGTCAGGGCTTTGATGTGAATGAATCAAAAGTAACAAGCTCCTATGGGCTTCAGAATATGAGGGAGCGAGCCATTGAAATCGGTGGTACGTTTAAAATCATCAGTGTACCGAATAAGGGAACACGCTTGGAAGTAAAGGTTCCCGTTGTGGAGAATGAAGGTGAAAATAATGATTAA
- a CDS encoding response regulator transcription factor, protein MIKVVFVDDHEMVRIGVSSYLSAQADIDVVGEASDGKEGVQLALELRPDIILMDLVMKEMDGIQATKEIIQEWPEAKIIIVTSFLDDDKVYPALEAGAVSYMLKTSKASEIAEAVRKTYNGQSILEPEVTGKMMTRMRQKTVSHPHEELTNRELEILLLMTQGKTNQEIADELFIALKTVKTHVSNILSKLGVQDRTQAVIYAFKHDLVK, encoded by the coding sequence ATGATTAAAGTGGTATTTGTCGATGATCATGAAATGGTCAGGATCGGGGTCTCTTCTTATTTATCTGCTCAGGCGGATATCGATGTTGTGGGGGAAGCGTCAGATGGAAAAGAAGGCGTCCAGCTTGCTCTGGAGCTGCGCCCGGATATTATTCTCATGGATCTTGTGATGAAAGAGATGGATGGCATTCAAGCGACGAAGGAAATCATTCAAGAGTGGCCAGAAGCGAAGATTATCATCGTCACAAGCTTCTTAGACGATGATAAGGTATACCCTGCCCTGGAAGCGGGGGCGGTCAGTTATATGCTGAAAACGTCGAAAGCAAGTGAGATTGCAGAAGCGGTTCGTAAGACGTATAACGGCCAATCGATTCTTGAACCGGAAGTTACAGGGAAAATGATGACCCGCATGAGACAGAAGACCGTTTCTCATCCCCATGAGGAACTAACCAATCGTGAACTGGAAATCCTTCTCCTGATGACGCAAGGGAAAACGAACCAGGAAATTGCCGATGAACTATTCATCGCCCTGAAAACAGTGAAAACCCATGTGAGCAATATCCTCTCGAAGCTGGGTGTACAAGACAGAACACAAGCTGTAATATATGCCTTTAAACATGATTTAGTTAAATAA
- a CDS encoding DUF4129 domain-containing protein — MLNENRARDQLEEILDGEEYKAYRDGSQGLLASWWGKAKEWLSEQLGKLFPSLEPTDGAASGILIMLIVIAVAILLVVAFFAIRNGVRKRKFRSNKPLQSMNEMEWSYERHLDEAHKQEGLEDYSRATRHMFLALLLYFHERDYLEAKVWKTNWEYYDELRKVNRDWAERFYRLALLFDEVTYGEREVEEEEYLPYKQEALSWLEHETDSQPYA, encoded by the coding sequence ATGTTGAATGAAAATAGAGCAAGAGATCAATTAGAAGAAATCTTGGATGGGGAGGAATATAAGGCCTATCGTGATGGATCTCAGGGGCTGCTGGCCAGCTGGTGGGGGAAGGCAAAGGAATGGCTTTCAGAACAGCTGGGAAAACTGTTCCCTTCCCTTGAACCGACAGACGGGGCGGCATCAGGCATCCTGATCATGTTGATTGTCATTGCAGTGGCCATTCTCCTCGTTGTTGCATTCTTTGCCATTCGGAATGGAGTCCGAAAGCGGAAATTCCGCTCGAATAAACCACTGCAGTCCATGAATGAGATGGAGTGGTCTTACGAGAGACATTTAGACGAAGCTCATAAACAAGAGGGGCTCGAAGATTATTCGAGGGCAACCCGTCATATGTTCCTGGCCCTCCTTTTATACTTTCATGAAAGAGACTATCTCGAAGCAAAGGTCTGGAAAACAAATTGGGAGTATTATGATGAACTGCGTAAAGTGAATCGGGATTGGGCAGAGCGATTCTACAGGCTGGCCCTCCTGTTTGATGAGGTGACCTACGGTGAGCGGGAAGTGGAGGAAGAAGAGTATCTTCCCTATAAACAGGAAGCTCTAAGCTGGTTGGAACATGAAACGGATTCACAGCCTTACGCATAA